Proteins from a single region of Dyadobacter fanqingshengii:
- the smpB gene encoding SsrA-binding protein SmpB, producing the protein MSEKIVKKVDIKNRKASFEYFFIEEFTAGMALTGTEIKSIRQGKVNFQDAYCLFMDGELYIRSLHISPYTEGTHYNHDPMRDRKLLITKRERKKLTENLKDQGLTIIPVRLFTSERGLAKLHIALAKGKKLYDKRDSIKERDVKRETDRMNF; encoded by the coding sequence ATGTCTGAAAAAATAGTTAAAAAAGTAGATATTAAAAACCGCAAGGCATCATTCGAATACTTCTTCATTGAGGAGTTTACGGCTGGTATGGCATTGACGGGAACTGAGATAAAGTCGATCAGACAAGGCAAAGTGAATTTCCAGGATGCATACTGCCTGTTCATGGACGGGGAGTTATATATCCGCAGTTTGCACATTTCCCCATACACCGAAGGCACACATTACAATCACGACCCCATGCGTGACCGCAAATTGCTTATTACCAAGCGCGAAAGAAAAAAACTTACGGAAAATCTGAAAGATCAAGGTCTGACGATTATTCCCGTTCGGTTATTCACAAGCGAGCGTGGCCTGGCGAAGCTGCACATTGCCCTGGCAAAGGGTAAGAAACTGTATGACAAGCGTGACTCAATCAAAGAAAGAGATGTAAAGCGCGAGACAGATCGTATGAATTTCTAG
- a CDS encoding c-type cytochrome — MNIPFRKDAKFCSFFNFSKTFIALIAVAILLSVPNLIYAQDSTAAAGGAAAAAAPAGGGDAAKGEALFKNNCAQCHAVTDERIVGPGLKGASGRHDFAWLAKWVRNSQAVIASGDPYGVKIYNEYSKAQMTSFPNLSDDDIKGIFAYVDQAGTAAPAAAAPAGGGAAGGSASAQGGGPSDLFVIVLGALVVVMLLVLGVLLVIVSLLSKAVSGEGGVVEKGDFMGRLGNSLKRIASDPAIRSATIWIFVLLVLKATLDGAYSVGVQQGYAPKQPISFSHKLHAGEYKIDCNYCHTGVNRGKSAHIPSANICMNCHGVIKKESPEIQKIYTSIENNQPIEWVRVHNLPDLAYFNHAQHVNVGGLECQNCHGEVEKMEVIQQRSSLTMGWCIDCHRKTEVNTKDNKYYDKLVQLHAGESKEALKVADIGGLECSKCHY; from the coding sequence ATGAATATACCATTCCGAAAGGACGCTAAGTTTTGTTCCTTCTTTAATTTCTCAAAAACATTTATAGCACTGATCGCAGTGGCTATATTATTAAGTGTACCTAACTTAATATATGCTCAGGACAGCACCGCTGCTGCCGGTGGAGCCGCCGCCGCCGCAGCGCCAGCAGGTGGGGGAGACGCTGCCAAAGGCGAAGCGCTATTTAAAAACAATTGCGCACAATGTCATGCTGTGACGGATGAACGCATTGTTGGTCCAGGTCTTAAAGGAGCAAGCGGTCGCCATGATTTTGCTTGGCTTGCCAAATGGGTTCGTAATTCCCAGGCTGTAATCGCTTCCGGCGATCCTTACGGCGTCAAAATTTACAATGAGTATTCAAAAGCCCAGATGACAAGTTTTCCTAATTTATCAGATGATGATATTAAAGGAATCTTCGCTTATGTAGATCAGGCTGGAACTGCTGCTCCTGCGGCAGCTGCTCCTGCGGGAGGTGGCGCAGCGGGTGGAAGTGCTTCTGCACAAGGCGGCGGTCCTTCGGATCTGTTCGTTATTGTTCTTGGAGCGCTGGTCGTTGTAATGTTGCTAGTTCTAGGTGTTCTGCTCGTAATTGTTTCATTACTTTCAAAAGCAGTTAGCGGCGAGGGAGGAGTTGTTGAAAAAGGAGATTTCATGGGTCGCCTTGGCAATTCATTAAAAAGAATCGCTTCCGATCCCGCCATTCGTTCGGCAACGATCTGGATCTTCGTACTGCTTGTTTTGAAGGCCACTTTGGACGGTGCGTATAGTGTTGGTGTTCAGCAAGGTTATGCGCCAAAACAACCGATTTCATTCTCGCACAAACTACACGCAGGAGAGTATAAGATTGACTGTAACTATTGCCACACTGGTGTTAACCGTGGTAAATCGGCGCACATTCCTTCTGCCAACATTTGTATGAACTGCCACGGCGTTATCAAAAAGGAGTCTCCTGAAATTCAGAAAATTTATACTTCTATTGAAAACAATCAGCCTATTGAATGGGTGAGGGTTCACAACTTGCCTGATCTGGCTTATTTCAATCACGCCCAGCACGTTAACGTAGGTGGACTTGAATGCCAGAACTGTCACGGCGAAGTTGAAAAAATGGAAGTGATCCAGCAACGCTCATCATTAACGATGGGATGGTGTATAGACTGTCACCGTAAAACGGAGGTAAATACAAAAGATAATAAGTACTACGATAAATTAGTACAGTTGCACGCTGGCGAAAGCAAAGAAGCATTAAAAGTTGCTGATATAGGTGGGTTGGAATGTTCTAAATGCCACTATTAA
- a CDS encoding nuclear transport factor 2 family protein, which translates to MKKHARMNRFRFALLVSSFLFCASSAFSQQYDPGIMGTVNALFDGMRSGDSTKVRNAFALGATMMSVPENPKDSIAVKKNLINGFVKAVGTPHPEKWDEQIFHPKISVDGPMALVWAPYKFFLGDKFSHCGVNVFTLIKLSSGWKITSVTDTRRKECSFDN; encoded by the coding sequence ATGAAAAAGCACGCACGTATGAACCGTTTTAGATTTGCATTGCTGGTCTCCTCTTTTCTATTCTGCGCTTCGAGCGCATTCAGTCAGCAATATGATCCTGGCATAATGGGCACAGTCAATGCATTGTTTGACGGAATGCGTTCGGGAGATTCAACAAAGGTTAGAAACGCCTTTGCACTGGGCGCCACAATGATGTCGGTCCCTGAAAATCCAAAGGACTCTATTGCAGTAAAGAAGAATTTGATTAACGGGTTTGTGAAGGCAGTTGGAACGCCGCATCCTGAAAAGTGGGACGAGCAGATTTTTCATCCTAAGATTTCGGTGGACGGCCCTATGGCCCTTGTCTGGGCTCCTTACAAATTCTTTTTAGGAGATAAATTTTCGCACTGTGGAGTCAATGTCTTTACATTAATCAAACTAAGCAGCGGATGGAAAATCACATCTGTTACGGATACGCGAAGAAAAGAATGCTCATTTGATAATTAA
- a CDS encoding radical SAM protein, whose amino-acid sequence MRLISHPVLCNYYVTYRCNASCSFCDIWEKPSPYITIENLRENLRDLKKLGVKVIDFTGGEPLLHRQLEVLLKEAKDHGMITTVTSNGLLYPKQAEKLRGLIDMLHFSLDSPDRDEHDKSRGVKCFDKVMESIAVAKSLGERPDIIFTVFEDNVGKIRQLWEEVCLPNDLILILNPVFEYNNVGSNLSKETLNELTWWGKQKNIYLNDAFVQLRLDGGNHVDDPVCKAASTTIVISPENKLVLPCYHLGLKDFAIEGNLFDLYHSDEVQKLVALEGKLPACESCAINCYMQPSFAVEMNKYWWKALPSTIKYNRIKGTWKQMVRF is encoded by the coding sequence ATGCGTTTGATATCCCATCCGGTCCTTTGCAACTACTATGTGACATATCGCTGCAATGCATCATGTAGTTTCTGCGACATTTGGGAGAAGCCTTCGCCATACATTACGATCGAGAATCTAAGAGAAAATTTAAGGGATTTAAAAAAACTCGGCGTTAAGGTCATTGACTTTACCGGCGGGGAACCACTGCTTCACCGGCAGTTGGAAGTGCTTTTAAAAGAAGCCAAGGACCACGGAATGATCACAACCGTGACAAGCAACGGCTTGCTTTATCCCAAGCAAGCCGAAAAACTCCGCGGGCTTATTGATATGCTTCATTTCTCGCTGGATTCGCCTGATCGTGACGAGCATGATAAATCGAGAGGAGTAAAATGCTTTGACAAAGTGATGGAATCCATTGCAGTAGCAAAGTCACTCGGCGAACGTCCCGATATTATTTTCACTGTGTTTGAAGATAATGTTGGTAAAATAAGACAGTTGTGGGAAGAGGTTTGCCTCCCCAATGATCTCATTCTTATTTTAAATCCTGTTTTTGAATACAACAATGTAGGCTCCAATCTTTCCAAGGAAACATTGAATGAACTGACTTGGTGGGGAAAACAGAAGAACATTTATCTTAATGATGCTTTTGTACAACTCAGACTTGACGGAGGAAATCACGTCGACGATCCGGTTTGCAAGGCTGCCAGCACCACCATTGTCATTTCTCCTGAAAATAAGCTTGTCCTTCCTTGTTATCATTTGGGATTAAAAGATTTTGCAATCGAAGGAAATCTTTTTGATCTCTATCATTCCGACGAAGTCCAAAAGCTTGTTGCGCTCGAAGGGAAATTGCCTGCATGCGAAAGTTGTGCGATCAATTGCTATATGCAACCGTCATTCGCAGTGGAAATGAACAAATACTGGTGGAAAGCGCTTCCCAGCACCATTAAATACAACCGGATTAAAGGCACCTGGAAGCAAATGGTGCGGTTTTAA
- a CDS encoding HNH endonuclease, with translation MGKVLVLNQDYSALSVCTVPKAFLLVYMNKAEMLAESPRHYLRTVNDKYPMPVVIRLHRYIHIPYRGVVMTRQNLFKRDSNRCQYCGTHDNLTLDHVIPKSRGGKTTWDNLATACKRCNSRKGDHTPEEVGMPLRQRPFRPSFLMFIRDFSGLADDEWLPYLGVKERSY, from the coding sequence ATGGGTAAAGTACTGGTTCTTAATCAAGATTATAGTGCGTTAAGTGTTTGCACGGTTCCAAAGGCGTTTTTATTAGTCTACATGAATAAGGCCGAAATGCTGGCCGAATCCCCGCGGCATTATCTCCGAACGGTCAACGATAAATATCCCATGCCCGTGGTGATCCGCCTCCACCGCTACATTCACATTCCGTACAGAGGCGTAGTAATGACCAGGCAAAATCTGTTCAAGCGGGACAGTAACCGATGTCAGTATTGCGGCACACACGATAATCTCACGTTAGACCACGTAATCCCAAAATCGAGAGGCGGTAAAACAACCTGGGACAATCTCGCCACCGCCTGCAAGCGCTGCAATTCAAGAAAAGGAGACCACACACCAGAAGAAGTTGGCATGCCCCTCCGCCAGCGCCCATTTCGCCCCTCATTCCTCATGTTTATCCGCGATTTTTCCGGTTTAGCCGATGATGAATGGCTTCCCTATCTAGGTGTTAAAGAAAGATCATATTGA
- the rpsA gene encoding 30S ribosomal protein S1 — protein MSKEIQHQPLPDFDWDKAADKGFGTGYSTADRDRFEQMYETTISPVQEKEVVKGIVVGITDREVILNIGFKSDGIVSSNEFRDLPGMKIGDEVEVYVENQEDAQGQLVLSRKKAKVITAWDNIQKSFDEDVVIDANVKRRTKGGLIVDIFGIEAFLPGSQIDVKPIRDFDIFVGKRMEVKVVKINYANDNVVVSHKILIEKDLEAQRQQILNNLEKGQVLEGVIKNMTNFGVFIDLGGVDGLLHITDISWGRINHPSDLLALDQKLNVVVLDFDEEKKRISLGLKQLQSHPWDSLAEEIQVGSKVTGRIVNVADYGAFLEIKPGVEGLIHVSEMSWSQHLRNPQEFMNVNDEISAVVLTLDRNERKMSLGIKQLTEDPWTQASLKDKYAIGTRHKGVVRNLTNFGLFIELEEGIDGLVHVSDLSWTKKIKHPSDFVKVNDELEVVVLELDADNRRLALGHKQLEENPWDTFESIFEVGSVHKSTIVAKGDKFATLELPYGIEGVSAIKNLTKEDGTVAEVGESLDFTVLEFLKDEKKIVLTHSKVTKAAPAPEEKKEDRPAKVQSSAPAKSAPVADSTKEGEKSTFGDLSVLSALKEQMEESEKKGKK, from the coding sequence ATGTCTAAGGAAATTCAACATCAACCTCTTCCTGATTTCGATTGGGATAAAGCAGCAGACAAAGGTTTCGGTACAGGTTATTCAACTGCGGACCGCGATCGTTTCGAACAAATGTATGAGACTACGATTTCTCCTGTTCAGGAAAAAGAAGTAGTAAAAGGTATTGTAGTAGGTATTACAGACAGGGAAGTAATCCTTAACATCGGTTTTAAATCTGATGGTATCGTTTCTTCCAATGAATTCCGCGATTTGCCAGGAATGAAAATTGGCGACGAAGTGGAAGTTTACGTAGAAAACCAGGAAGACGCTCAAGGTCAGCTTGTTCTTTCACGCAAAAAAGCCAAAGTTATTACTGCATGGGATAACATTCAGAAATCGTTTGACGAGGATGTGGTTATCGATGCTAACGTGAAAAGAAGAACTAAGGGTGGTCTTATTGTTGATATATTCGGCATCGAGGCTTTCTTGCCAGGTTCACAAATCGATGTTAAACCAATTCGCGATTTCGACATTTTTGTTGGAAAGCGTATGGAGGTTAAAGTTGTTAAGATCAATTACGCGAATGATAACGTAGTTGTTTCTCACAAAATATTGATCGAAAAAGATCTTGAAGCACAACGTCAGCAAATCTTGAACAACCTTGAAAAAGGTCAGGTTCTGGAAGGCGTTATCAAGAACATGACAAACTTCGGTGTGTTCATTGACCTTGGTGGTGTAGATGGTCTTCTTCACATTACGGATATCTCATGGGGTCGTATCAACCACCCATCTGACCTGCTTGCGCTGGATCAGAAATTGAACGTGGTTGTTCTTGACTTTGATGAAGAGAAAAAACGAATCTCTCTTGGCTTGAAACAACTTCAGTCTCACCCATGGGATTCTCTTGCAGAAGAAATCCAGGTTGGTTCGAAAGTTACAGGTCGTATCGTTAATGTTGCTGATTACGGCGCATTCCTTGAAATCAAACCAGGTGTTGAAGGTTTGATCCACGTTTCTGAAATGTCATGGTCTCAGCACCTGCGCAACCCTCAGGAATTCATGAACGTAAATGACGAAATCAGTGCAGTAGTATTGACACTGGATCGTAACGAGCGCAAAATGTCTCTTGGAATTAAGCAATTGACAGAAGATCCTTGGACACAAGCTTCGTTGAAAGACAAATATGCAATTGGAACACGTCACAAAGGTGTTGTGCGTAACCTTACCAACTTCGGCTTGTTCATCGAACTTGAAGAAGGAATTGACGGTCTTGTTCACGTATCTGACCTTTCATGGACTAAGAAAATCAAACATCCTTCAGACTTCGTGAAAGTAAATGACGAACTTGAAGTTGTTGTTCTTGAATTGGATGCGGACAACCGTCGTCTGGCTCTTGGTCACAAACAACTTGAAGAAAACCCATGGGATACTTTCGAAAGCATCTTTGAAGTGGGTTCTGTTCATAAATCTACGATCGTTGCAAAAGGTGATAAATTCGCAACACTTGAACTTCCTTACGGAATTGAAGGCGTTTCGGCTATTAAAAACCTGACGAAAGAAGATGGTACAGTGGCAGAGGTAGGTGAAAGCCTTGACTTCACTGTCCTTGAATTCTTGAAAGACGAGAAGAAAATCGTTCTTACGCATTCCAAAGTAACCAAAGCAGCGCCTGCTCCTGAGGAGAAGAAAGAAGACCGTCCTGCGAAAGTACAGTCGTCTGCTCCTGCAAAAAGCGCTCCTGTTGCGGATTCAACCAAAGAAGGTGAGAAATCTACTTTCGGAGACTTGAGCGTTCTTTCAGCATTGAAAGAGCAAATGGAAGAAAGCGAAAAGAAAGGAAAAAAGTAA